One region of Oryza glaberrima chromosome 7, OglaRS2, whole genome shotgun sequence genomic DNA includes:
- the LOC127779046 gene encoding ras-related protein RABA5a, whose translation MAYDGDEEQSQDYLFKIVLLGDSSVGKSNLLARFARNEFYPNSKSTIGVEFQTQKLVIDGKEIKAQIWDTAGQERFRAVTSAYYRGAVGALLVYDISRRQTFDSVGRWLNELHTHSDMNVVTILVGNKTDLKHAREVSTAEGKALAESQGLFFMETSALDSSNVAEAFQTVVKEIYGILSRKVFQSQEQKRSEQSLSNGKPVMLSDSNEPTSGGRWCCSS comes from the exons ATGGCCTATGATGGAGATGAGGAACAAAGCCAGGATTATCTATTCAAGATTGTTCTACTTGGTGACTCTTCTGTCGGTAAATCAAATTTGCTGGCAAGATTTGCAAGGAACGAGTTCTATCCAAACTCTAAATCTACTATTGGAGTGGAGTTCCAGACACAAAAGTTGGTAATTGATGGCAAGGAAATCAAAGCTCAGATATGGGACACTGCTGGACAAGAGCGCTTCAGAGCAGTCACATCTGCCTACTATAGAGGAGCTGTTGGAGCCCTACTTGTTTATGATATTAGCAGGCGTCAGACTTTTGATAGTGTTGGTCGATGGCTGAATGAACTGCACA CTCATTCCGATATGAATGTCGTCACAATTCTTGTTGGCAACAAGACCGATCTCAAGCATGCGCGTGAGGTGAGCACCGCAGAAGGCAAAGCTCTGGCTGAGTCACAGGGCCTCTTCTTCATGGAGACCTCAGCCTTGGACTCATCAAATGTCGCGGAAGCTTTCCAAACTGTAGTGAAAGAGATATACGGCATACTAAGCAGGAAGGTATTTCAATCTCAAGAGCAGAAGAGAAGCGAGCAGTCATTAAGCAACGGGAAACCCGTGATGCTGAGCGACTCCAACGAACCAACCAGTGGTGGGAGGTGGTGCTGTTCTTCATAG